One genomic window of Marinobacter adhaerens HP15 includes the following:
- a CDS encoding MalM family protein, whose product MNASLLKAASCLFLAALLGGCQIGGSTITEREGYFTWVDEQGRVRYSPIVESATRGTADHAGASRDQASAEGPARSESDASPETGLKEETEYTLENYPDAEALAKDGYVRPGERQPYFTWRDAEGNVRVSYYRPDTRSDLEKGLVEPPVQITEASVYQTGPSVAGAAPVEGYDPDAFAILGIEARTDDFFARFSASCCESMDVTDRQSWQSGREFGISLSDDSATHPFLTGTSPYQLIELPDAGAHRSLVIRLRSYAKDGVFVPSLVFLDESMAPLRLVTDLVMDFTPENWHRRGYLEAWVPAFPGQDERWLVLFTRDEDLNGQTVIETPAGPRKIPHIRHGEIGLMQVEE is encoded by the coding sequence ATGAACGCTTCGCTATTGAAAGCCGCTTCGTGCCTTTTCCTGGCCGCCTTGCTCGGAGGCTGCCAGATAGGGGGCTCCACGATCACCGAAAGGGAAGGCTATTTTACCTGGGTAGACGAGCAGGGCAGGGTTCGATATTCGCCGATCGTTGAGTCAGCAACCAGGGGGACGGCTGACCATGCCGGGGCGTCCCGTGATCAAGCGTCCGCTGAGGGACCGGCCCGCTCTGAGAGTGACGCGAGCCCCGAGACAGGGCTGAAAGAAGAAACCGAGTACACGCTTGAAAACTATCCGGATGCCGAAGCGCTTGCGAAAGACGGTTACGTTCGGCCGGGCGAGCGGCAGCCCTATTTCACATGGCGCGACGCCGAGGGCAATGTTCGCGTTAGTTATTACCGACCAGATACCCGCTCTGACCTTGAGAAAGGGCTGGTTGAACCGCCTGTCCAGATCACTGAAGCCAGCGTTTACCAGACAGGCCCCTCTGTAGCGGGCGCAGCTCCCGTAGAGGGTTATGACCCGGACGCCTTCGCGATACTGGGTATTGAAGCTAGAACCGATGACTTTTTTGCCCGGTTTTCAGCCAGCTGTTGTGAATCCATGGATGTCACTGATCGGCAAAGCTGGCAATCGGGAAGGGAGTTTGGCATTTCCCTCTCTGACGACTCAGCCACCCATCCGTTTCTCACAGGCACCAGCCCCTATCAACTGATTGAACTCCCGGACGCGGGCGCGCATCGCAGTCTGGTTATCCGCCTGCGCTCCTATGCCAAAGACGGCGTGTTCGTGCCCTCGCTGGTGTTTCTCGATGAGTCGATGGCACCGTTGAGACTGGTAACAGACCTGGTGATGGATTTTACCCCGGAGAACTGGCATCGGCGCGGTTACCTGGAAGCATGGGTGCCCGCTTTCCCGGGACAGGACGAGCGTTGGCTGGTCCTGTTTACACGAGATGAAGACCTGAACGGTCAGACTGTTATCGAAACCCCCGCCGGCCCCCGCAAAATCCCCCACATCAGGCACGGTGAAATCGGCCTGATGCAGGTGGAGGAATGA
- a CDS encoding OmpP1/FadL family transporter, with amino-acid sequence MGQKIHNRQILAALIATTLSCGAQAQLAQNLTIHPKALALGNAVTADPPGIMAIHYNPAGLTKLDGRQLEVNLMSVYLDIDADFTAPEGYEIFGIDGLETDPLTGKQRDPVANTHSHTNNVALYLPGYGILRAPPGPALAPSAGISINPPGSKLTFGNAFYLPLAAGFYRDKDDPGRYQPQATALQRTTYLSPTVGYEINDDWSVGAGIHLSHMGIAADQYMRAPNLLLGVAEVLQDAFNCESGDEPLQPWLALCGGNVGPWDDIGALNINVQETLSPTYALGVMWEPTDWFSWGASYTSEAEMNMKGTFEIQYTDDWSGFWQSVNGSVLGAITSAILSLPSGAPKESGNVSMDLVYPQHFQTGISVDVHPKLTLNADIGWTDYEQWDAFVFRFDRNLEFLNAARILSPDNATPNTLRLPLGFKSQWNWAFGMEFHASSRLDLRAGVEIRDSVIPDDQRQVMAPFGGANLYSIGMGYQWDKDTEIDMNLSYLHSVESIPADTSCNVNCDNITNIIYNPYAGLDIKTSLRVVMAGLSFRTRF; translated from the coding sequence ATGGGACAGAAAATCCACAACCGTCAGATTCTCGCGGCGCTGATTGCCACGACCCTATCTTGTGGTGCCCAGGCCCAGCTGGCGCAGAACCTGACCATTCACCCCAAGGCGCTGGCGCTCGGCAATGCCGTGACTGCCGATCCGCCGGGGATCATGGCCATTCACTACAATCCAGCGGGCCTGACCAAACTGGACGGGCGCCAGCTGGAAGTAAACTTGATGAGCGTCTATCTCGACATTGACGCGGACTTCACAGCGCCGGAAGGGTATGAAATTTTCGGTATCGACGGCCTCGAAACGGATCCGCTGACCGGAAAGCAACGGGACCCTGTTGCCAATACTCACAGCCACACCAACAACGTGGCCCTGTATTTGCCCGGATACGGTATTCTTCGCGCGCCTCCGGGGCCGGCGCTGGCCCCTTCGGCGGGGATCAGTATCAACCCGCCGGGCTCGAAACTGACCTTTGGTAATGCGTTCTACCTGCCGCTGGCGGCCGGCTTTTATCGCGACAAGGACGACCCTGGCCGTTATCAGCCCCAGGCCACGGCGCTGCAGCGCACGACTTATCTCTCACCGACGGTCGGTTATGAAATCAATGACGACTGGTCCGTGGGTGCCGGTATCCACCTGTCCCATATGGGAATCGCGGCAGACCAGTACATGCGGGCGCCCAACCTGCTGCTCGGGGTGGCCGAAGTTCTGCAGGACGCATTCAACTGCGAGAGTGGTGACGAGCCCCTGCAGCCCTGGCTAGCGCTTTGTGGCGGTAATGTCGGTCCCTGGGATGACATTGGTGCCCTGAACATCAATGTTCAGGAAACCCTGTCACCCACCTATGCACTAGGGGTGATGTGGGAGCCAACTGATTGGTTCAGCTGGGGGGCGAGCTATACCTCTGAAGCTGAAATGAACATGAAGGGCACCTTCGAAATCCAGTACACCGATGACTGGTCCGGCTTCTGGCAGAGCGTTAACGGATCCGTGCTGGGTGCTATTACCTCGGCGATCCTGAGTCTTCCGTCAGGTGCGCCCAAGGAATCCGGCAACGTCAGTATGGATCTGGTCTACCCCCAGCACTTCCAGACCGGCATCAGCGTTGATGTGCATCCAAAGCTGACCCTCAACGCTGATATCGGCTGGACCGATTATGAACAGTGGGATGCCTTCGTTTTCCGGTTCGACCGCAACCTGGAGTTCCTCAATGCGGCGCGGATCCTGTCACCGGACAATGCCACTCCAAATACCCTGAGGCTGCCTCTGGGTTTCAAGAGCCAGTGGAACTGGGCGTTTGGCATGGAGTTTCATGCGTCTTCCCGTCTGGACCTGCGTGCCGGCGTGGAAATACGGGATTCCGTTATACCGGATGATCAGCGACAGGTCATGGCGCCGTTTGGTGGGGCGAATCTCTACAGCATTGGTATGGGGTACCAGTGGGACAAGGACACCGAGATTGACATGAATCTCAGTTACCTTCACTCGGTGGAGTCGATTCCCGCGGACACCAGCTGTAACGTAAACTGCGACAACATCACCAACATTATTTATAACCCGTATGCGGGGCTCGATATCAAGACATCGCTGCGGGTCGTCATGGCTGGCTTGAGTTTCCGGACCAGGTTCTGA